Proteins from a genomic interval of Lycium ferocissimum isolate CSIRO_LF1 chromosome 2, AGI_CSIRO_Lferr_CH_V1, whole genome shotgun sequence:
- the LOC132048025 gene encoding uncharacterized protein At5g65660-like isoform X2 — protein sequence MESPQYYAPPQMMESSSRPSLGFPLGTALLLLVIFSLSGVFSCCYHWDKIRSIRRRSLSDLEAGDDPASLKSKHTHMNESQSMPAVLMPGDQVPKFIAMPCPCQPPRPEKVVAEEQKPPQPRPPKPIRMIVGLPLY from the exons ATGGAGAGTCCTCAATATTATGCACCACCCCAAATGATGGAATCATCATCTCGGCCATCTCTAGGATTTCCTCTTGGAACTGCTCTTCTTTTGCTTGTCATTTTCAGTTTGAGTGGTGTTTTTTCTTGCTGCTATCACTGGGACAAAATTCGTTCCATACGTCGTCGATCTTTGTCTGATCTTGAAGCTGGTGATGATCCAGCCTCTTTGAAATCCAAACACACCCACATG AATGAAAGCCAAAGCATGCCAGCAGTGTTGATGCCAGGTGACCAAGTTCCCAAATTCATAGCAATGCCATGTCCATGTCAGCCTCCCCGACCGGAAAAGGTAGTTGCAGAGGAGCAGAAGCCGCCGCAACCACGGCCTCCTAAGCCAATTCGTATGATAGTTGGATTACCTTTGTATTAG
- the LOC132048025 gene encoding uncharacterized protein At5g65660-like isoform X1, translating to MESPQYYAPPQMMESSSRPSLGFPLGTALLLLVIFSLSGVFSCCYHWDKIRSIRRRSLSDLEAGDDPASLKSKHTHMIEKQNESQSMPAVLMPGDQVPKFIAMPCPCQPPRPEKVVAEEQKPPQPRPPKPIRMIVGLPLY from the exons ATGGAGAGTCCTCAATATTATGCACCACCCCAAATGATGGAATCATCATCTCGGCCATCTCTAGGATTTCCTCTTGGAACTGCTCTTCTTTTGCTTGTCATTTTCAGTTTGAGTGGTGTTTTTTCTTGCTGCTATCACTGGGACAAAATTCGTTCCATACGTCGTCGATCTTTGTCTGATCTTGAAGCTGGTGATGATCCAGCCTCTTTGAAATCCAAACACACCCACATG ATTGAGAAGCAGAATGAAAGCCAAAGCATGCCAGCAGTGTTGATGCCAGGTGACCAAGTTCCCAAATTCATAGCAATGCCATGTCCATGTCAGCCTCCCCGACCGGAAAAGGTAGTTGCAGAGGAGCAGAAGCCGCCGCAACCACGGCCTCCTAAGCCAATTCGTATGATAGTTGGATTACCTTTGTATTAG